Proteins encoded within one genomic window of Streptomyces sp. NBC_01314:
- a CDS encoding MFS transporter, with amino-acid sequence MDTAPSTPSVPQPPAPTTPRPQSHRKVATAAALASAVEWYDYFVFGIAAALVLGDLYFPAGSSSAGVLAAFAAFAVGFLARPLGGIVAGHLGDKRGRKPMLVLALTLMGLATTAIGLLPTYETIGIAAPILLVLLRVAQGVAVGAQWGGAMLLATEYAPEGKRGVYGSFVQLGVPIGVVSANTMFLVVGATTDDSAFTAWGWRVPFLVGLFVLGLAWYIHRHVEETPEFRAAERELAEKEKGEQSSPLKTILRGHLGTVFLAGGSFAVNTATFYILITGVLDYTTRELDMKRGAVLAVSLCVSLTQLVLIPAAAALSDRVGRIRVYAFGAVGIALWAVPLFLLIDTGSLLWLAVGTFVASCFLSIMYGPQAALFAELFTPEMRYTGASLGYQIAAVLGGGLAPFLMVLLLEATGTSMAVSAYIIGLSVIALVSIKILAGRASSRADG; translated from the coding sequence ATGGACACCGCTCCTTCCACCCCGTCCGTCCCCCAGCCGCCCGCACCCACCACCCCCCGCCCCCAGAGCCACCGCAAGGTCGCCACCGCCGCGGCCCTCGCCTCGGCCGTGGAGTGGTACGACTACTTCGTCTTCGGCATAGCCGCCGCCCTGGTCCTGGGCGACCTCTACTTCCCGGCCGGCAGCTCCTCCGCCGGAGTGCTCGCCGCGTTCGCGGCCTTCGCCGTCGGTTTCCTCGCCCGACCCCTCGGCGGCATCGTCGCCGGTCACCTCGGCGACAAGCGGGGCCGCAAACCCATGCTGGTCCTGGCCCTCACCCTGATGGGCCTCGCCACCACCGCCATCGGCCTCCTCCCCACGTACGAGACGATCGGGATCGCCGCTCCGATCCTGCTCGTCCTCCTCCGGGTCGCCCAGGGCGTCGCCGTCGGCGCCCAGTGGGGCGGCGCGATGCTGCTGGCCACCGAGTACGCCCCCGAGGGCAAGCGCGGGGTGTACGGCAGCTTCGTCCAACTCGGCGTGCCCATCGGCGTGGTGAGCGCCAACACGATGTTCCTCGTCGTGGGCGCGACCACCGACGACTCCGCGTTCACCGCCTGGGGCTGGCGCGTGCCCTTCCTGGTCGGCCTGTTCGTCCTCGGCCTCGCCTGGTACATCCACCGGCACGTGGAGGAGACCCCGGAATTCCGGGCGGCGGAGCGGGAGTTGGCGGAGAAGGAGAAGGGCGAGCAGAGCTCCCCGCTCAAAACGATCCTCCGCGGTCACCTCGGCACGGTCTTCCTGGCCGGCGGCTCCTTCGCCGTGAACACCGCGACCTTCTACATCCTCATCACCGGCGTCCTCGACTACACCACCCGCGAACTCGACATGAAACGCGGTGCGGTCCTCGCCGTCTCCCTCTGCGTCAGCCTCACCCAGCTGGTGCTGATCCCCGCCGCCGCGGCCCTCTCCGACCGTGTCGGCCGTATCCGCGTCTACGCGTTCGGCGCGGTCGGCATCGCCCTGTGGGCCGTCCCGCTGTTCCTGCTCATCGACACCGGCTCCCTGCTGTGGCTCGCCGTCGGCACCTTCGTCGCCAGCTGCTTCCTCAGCATCATGTACGGGCCCCAAGCCGCCCTGTTCGCCGAGCTGTTCACCCCCGAGATGCGCTACACGGGCGCCTCGCTCGGCTACCAGATCGCGGCGGTCCTCGGCGGCGGCCTCGCCCCGTTCCTGATGGTCCTCCTCCTGGAGGCCACCGGCACGTCCATGGCGGTGTCCGCGTACATCATCGGGCTCTCGGTGATCGCCCTCGTGTCGATCAAGATCCTTGCGGGGAGGGCGAGTTCACGAGCGGACGGCTAG
- a CDS encoding TetR/AcrR family transcriptional regulator — protein MARPRKPLLSTDRIVETARALVDAEGLAAVSTRRLAAELGVSGPSLYNHFRTMDQILEAVADSVSAQVDLSMFEDGRDWRTALHDWAVSYRAALRDHPNIVPVLARGPGRRPAGLKVADVVFGAMVEAGWPAAQATSVGALMRYFIMGSAIGSFAGGFVDDKSAYDPSDYPHLGQAHLLAEQQEKVDERAFEVGLRALLDGLEQQYEQVGPRQGRGEPRDPATNHPQP, from the coding sequence GCGCGGGCGCTGGTGGACGCGGAGGGGCTGGCGGCGGTCTCCACGCGACGGCTCGCCGCCGAGCTGGGAGTGAGCGGACCCTCCCTCTACAACCACTTCCGCACCATGGACCAGATCCTGGAGGCCGTCGCCGACTCGGTGAGCGCGCAGGTCGACCTGTCGATGTTCGAGGACGGGCGCGACTGGCGGACCGCTCTGCACGACTGGGCGGTCTCCTACCGGGCCGCCCTGCGCGACCATCCGAACATCGTGCCCGTCCTCGCCCGGGGGCCCGGGCGGCGGCCCGCGGGGCTGAAGGTCGCCGACGTCGTGTTCGGGGCCATGGTCGAGGCGGGGTGGCCGGCCGCGCAGGCCACGTCCGTCGGGGCGTTGATGCGGTACTTCATCATGGGGTCCGCGATCGGGTCGTTCGCCGGGGGGTTCGTGGACGACAAGAGCGCGTACGACCCGTCCGACTATCCCCATCTCGGGCAGGCCCATCTGCTGGCGGAACAGCAGGAGAAGGTGGACGAGCGGGCGTTCGAGGTGGGGCTGCGGGCGTTGCTGGACGGCTTGGAGCAGCAGTACGAGCAGGTCGGGCCCCGTCAGGGGCGCGGGGAACCGCGCGACCCGGCCACGAACCACCCGCAGCCGTGA